A single window of Haloferax marinisediminis DNA harbors:
- a CDS encoding 3-isopropylmalate dehydratase large subunit, producing the protein MPGKTLAEKLLSEKSGSDARAGDYVEAQIDVAMAHDITGPLAFQTFHEVAGEDADLFAPDRTIFTIDHHAPADGVQAANNHNAVRDFAAKHGANQFDVGDGICHAVLVEEGFVKPGDLVIGADSHSTTYGGIGAFGTGVGSTDLGTALATGELWFRVPQTMRFDVHGDLQDGVYAKDLILRFIGDVGFDGCTYKAAEYTGSTIESLPVHERLVLSNMAIEMGGKTGIVPPDERTAEYLERQTGNDIDLSDAFHSDDDADYESVHTYDATELAPQVSKPSNPENAVDVTDVEGTEIDQLFVGTCTNGRYEDIKIVADILAGETLAPNVRMVVVPASKSVYTHMLHTGVFETLTDAGAIIQNAGCGPCAGYHQGVLGDGDICLATANRNFPGREGSMDSEVYLASPATVGASALYGEITDPRDIETNRYDDTIFAEVLP; encoded by the coding sequence ATGCCAGGAAAGACACTCGCAGAGAAACTCCTCTCGGAGAAGTCCGGTTCCGACGCCCGCGCCGGCGACTACGTCGAAGCCCAAATCGACGTGGCGATGGCGCACGATATCACGGGTCCGCTCGCGTTCCAGACGTTCCACGAGGTGGCGGGCGAAGATGCTGACCTGTTCGCGCCCGACCGTACCATCTTCACAATCGACCACCACGCCCCGGCCGACGGAGTGCAGGCTGCGAACAACCACAATGCGGTTCGCGACTTCGCCGCCAAACACGGCGCGAATCAGTTCGACGTCGGCGACGGCATCTGCCACGCTGTCCTCGTCGAAGAGGGGTTCGTCAAACCGGGTGACCTCGTCATCGGAGCGGACTCACACTCGACGACCTACGGTGGCATTGGCGCGTTCGGAACCGGCGTCGGTTCGACCGACCTCGGGACTGCGCTCGCGACCGGCGAACTCTGGTTCCGCGTCCCCCAGACGATGCGATTCGACGTCCACGGTGACCTGCAAGACGGCGTCTACGCGAAGGACCTGATTCTCCGGTTCATCGGTGACGTTGGCTTCGATGGGTGTACCTACAAAGCCGCGGAGTACACCGGGAGCACCATCGAATCACTCCCGGTTCACGAACGACTCGTCCTGTCGAACATGGCGATCGAGATGGGCGGCAAGACGGGCATCGTTCCCCCGGACGAACGAACTGCCGAGTACCTCGAGCGACAGACCGGGAACGACATCGACCTGAGCGACGCGTTCCACTCGGACGACGACGCCGACTACGAGTCGGTTCACACCTACGACGCCACCGAGTTGGCCCCACAGGTGTCGAAGCCATCGAACCCAGAGAACGCCGTTGACGTCACCGACGTCGAAGGAACAGAGATCGACCAACTGTTCGTCGGGACCTGTACGAACGGCCGGTACGAAGACATCAAAATCGTCGCCGACATTCTGGCGGGCGAAACGCTCGCCCCGAACGTTCGAATGGTCGTCGTTCCCGCTTCGAAATCTGTCTATACACACATGCTCCACACGGGCGTCTTCGAGACACTCACCGACGCTGGTGCAATCATCCAAAACGCCGGTTGCGGACCCTGTGCAGGGTACCATCAAGGGGTTCTCGGAGACGGAGACATCTGTCTCGCGACGGCGAACCGGAACTTCCCCGGACGTGAAGGCTCGATGGACTCGGAGGTGTACCTCGCTAGTCCGGCGACCGTCGGTGCGAGTGCGCTCTACGGTGAAATCACCGACCCACGAGACATCGAGACGAATCGCTACGACGACACCATCTTCGCGGAGGTTCTTCCATGA
- a CDS encoding hydroxymethylglutaryl-CoA lyase, with protein sequence MNLLENLPDQIHVVEMLPRDGFQRLDDFVPTDEKVEIIDALSATGVDEIEISSFTHPKAVPTLRDADDVAKQITRYDDVTYRALVPNLVGMERAVEADVDKVNALVTVSETYTKKNQNRTREEVLAEMDDIVELAHAHDIEVEAGMGTSFYCPYEGQIDAEETLSVVDSVVESGVDEVTLATTMGLANPVEITERFSAAFDAHPDLDMGLHLHDTNGMSLANTLAAMAVGVDRFDASVCGLGGGVVLPEGMSGVGNTPTEDLVQMLTRMGVGHGVDFGRIESVAHDVSDRLGLGATSHVLMGGTVERVLETVASDQQEK encoded by the coding sequence ATGAACTTACTCGAAAACCTTCCAGACCAGATTCACGTGGTCGAGATGCTCCCGCGCGACGGATTCCAGCGTCTCGACGACTTCGTGCCAACCGACGAGAAAGTCGAAATAATCGATGCGCTGTCGGCGACTGGCGTGGACGAAATCGAAATCTCGTCGTTCACGCACCCCAAGGCCGTCCCGACGCTTCGTGACGCCGACGATGTGGCGAAGCAAATCACTCGCTACGACGACGTGACCTATCGGGCACTCGTTCCGAATCTCGTCGGCATGGAACGCGCCGTCGAGGCCGACGTCGACAAAGTAAACGCGCTCGTCACGGTGAGCGAGACGTACACGAAGAAGAACCAAAACCGGACGCGCGAGGAAGTCCTCGCCGAGATGGACGACATCGTCGAACTCGCCCACGCCCACGACATCGAAGTCGAAGCGGGGATGGGGACGAGTTTCTACTGCCCGTACGAGGGGCAAATCGACGCCGAGGAGACGCTCTCGGTCGTCGACAGTGTCGTCGAATCCGGCGTCGACGAGGTGACGCTCGCGACAACGATGGGCCTCGCAAATCCGGTTGAGATTACCGAGCGGTTCAGTGCGGCGTTCGACGCTCACCCGGACCTCGATATGGGGCTTCACCTGCACGACACGAACGGGATGAGCCTCGCGAACACACTCGCTGCCATGGCAGTCGGCGTCGACCGATTCGACGCGTCAGTCTGCGGTCTCGGTGGCGGCGTCGTCCTCCCAGAGGGGATGTCCGGCGTTGGCAACACGCCGACAGAGGACCTCGTCCAGATGCTCACGCGGATGGGTGTCGGCCACGGCGTCGACTTCGGCCGCATCGAATCGGTCGCTCACGACGTGTCGGATCGACTCGGCCTCGGAGCGACCAGTCACGTCCTCATGGGAGGGACGGTCGAGCGCGTGCTCGAAACCGTCGCGTCAGACCAACAGGAGAAGTGA
- a CDS encoding CaiB/BaiF CoA transferase family protein, translating to MTNDTNGPLDGLVVLEAGSMISGPTVGRFMADFGATVIKIEHPKFGDHIRRFGPQKDGVGLWHKYLSRNKQSVTLNISTEEGATVFEDLVSEADLLIENFRPGTLERWGVGWEHLSAVNPDLVMLRMSGFGQTGPYSERPGFGTLAEAMSGFAYLNGFPDSPPLLPPTGLADNIAALFSTFAVMFALYHRDVHGGGGQYIDTSLIEPIFGLLGPQPLRYDQLGEIEARSGNRSTSSAPRNVYRTGDDRWVAISASAQPLAERTFEAIGRPDLIDDPRFETNEDRVENVEELDDIIQSWMDEHTREEILTAFEEADATLAPVYNVEDILNDEHYQAREAFLTVDDPDLGEAVVQNAFPRFSETPGQVKYLGPSLGEHNDVVFRERLGYDDEFLGELEAEGVI from the coding sequence ATGACAAACGACACGAACGGACCACTCGACGGCCTCGTCGTCCTCGAGGCAGGGTCGATGATTTCGGGCCCGACGGTCGGCCGCTTCATGGCCGACTTCGGGGCGACGGTCATCAAAATCGAACACCCGAAGTTCGGCGACCACATCCGACGATTCGGCCCACAGAAAGACGGCGTCGGCCTCTGGCACAAGTACCTCTCACGGAACAAACAATCAGTCACCCTGAACATCTCCACCGAGGAGGGGGCGACGGTGTTCGAAGATCTCGTGAGCGAGGCAGACCTCCTCATCGAGAACTTCCGACCCGGCACCCTCGAACGGTGGGGCGTCGGTTGGGAACACCTCTCTGCGGTGAACCCTGACCTCGTCATGCTTCGGATGTCTGGATTCGGCCAGACGGGACCGTACTCCGAACGCCCCGGATTCGGGACGCTCGCAGAGGCAATGTCGGGATTCGCCTACTTGAACGGCTTTCCGGACTCACCACCGTTGCTCCCGCCGACGGGACTTGCAGACAACATCGCAGCGTTGTTCTCGACGTTCGCAGTGATGTTCGCACTCTACCACCGTGACGTCCACGGCGGTGGTGGGCAGTACATCGATACGAGCCTCATCGAACCCATCTTCGGGTTACTTGGTCCACAACCACTCCGCTACGACCAGCTCGGCGAGATTGAGGCACGGTCGGGCAACCGCTCGACGTCGTCTGCCCCGCGGAACGTGTACCGAACTGGAGACGACCGCTGGGTCGCTATCTCTGCGAGCGCCCAACCGCTCGCAGAGCGGACGTTCGAGGCAATCGGTCGGCCCGACCTGATAGACGACCCACGGTTCGAGACGAACGAAGACCGTGTCGAGAACGTGGAGGAACTTGACGACATCATCCAAAGCTGGATGGACGAGCACACTCGCGAAGAGATTCTCACTGCGTTCGAAGAAGCTGACGCTACGCTCGCACCGGTGTACAACGTCGAAGACATCCTGAACGACGAGCACTATCAGGCGCGCGAGGCGTTCTTGACCGTCGACGACCCCGACCTCGGTGAGGCAGTCGTCCAGAACGCATTCCCCAGATTCTCGGAGACGCCGGGGCAGGTGAAGTACCTCGGGCCGAGCTTGGGTGAACACAACGACGTCGTGTTCCGCGAACGGCTCGGATACGACGATGAGTTCCTCGGCGAACTCGAAGCAGAGGGCGTAATATGA
- a CDS encoding dihydroorotase, translated as MTYDLVITNGTVVTPEHGTFDADVAADGETIAAIAAPGTLEGETEIDATGKYVLPGAIDPHTHHGIYRGLEADAESESKSDLVGGVTTIGNYFRRAGAYADIMPEYFDEAEPNYYHDYFFSLGLLSMEHVEEIPTIIDEFGITTFKWYMNYKYAAREKFGVDCDMKDDFGDAFIQKLAEQDVPTTLGYHSENVEITNALAGGNVYVTSESDDTDADADEGYEVMVEEFPGYAETQSMVAGSSLAKVHGYDDRFYAVHISAGQTADELAALHDAGYQTWGETCIHYLALTTEECDERMKVNPPVRSKDDQETLWKRLADGTISTIGTDHCANLAENKFGDGIRDSLLGFPSTPVMLPLILSEGVNEGRISLERAVEVTSTNAAKAFNLYPKKGTIRVGSDADLVVVDLDETKTVTPELLHSVSGYSPYEGRDVTGWPTQTVVKGQLAYDDGDIVGTKGFGTHIDRPV; from the coding sequence ATGACGTACGACCTCGTCATCACGAACGGAACTGTCGTCACACCCGAACACGGAACCTTCGACGCAGACGTCGCGGCCGATGGTGAGACCATCGCGGCTATCGCGGCACCCGGGACACTCGAAGGCGAGACGGAAATCGACGCGACTGGAAAGTACGTTCTTCCCGGCGCAATCGACCCGCACACACACCACGGCATCTACCGCGGGTTGGAAGCAGACGCCGAGTCTGAGTCGAAATCCGACCTCGTCGGCGGTGTGACCACGATTGGCAACTACTTCCGCCGTGCAGGTGCCTACGCCGACATCATGCCGGAGTACTTCGACGAGGCGGAACCCAACTACTACCACGACTACTTCTTCTCGCTCGGCCTCCTGTCGATGGAGCACGTCGAGGAGATTCCGACCATCATCGACGAGTTCGGTATCACGACGTTCAAGTGGTACATGAACTACAAGTACGCCGCCCGCGAGAAGTTCGGCGTCGACTGCGACATGAAAGACGACTTCGGCGACGCCTTCATCCAGAAACTCGCCGAACAGGACGTCCCGACGACGCTCGGCTACCACTCGGAGAACGTGGAGATAACGAACGCCCTCGCCGGCGGAAACGTCTACGTCACCTCCGAATCCGACGACACCGACGCCGACGCCGACGAGGGCTACGAAGTGATGGTCGAAGAGTTCCCCGGATACGCCGAAACACAGAGTATGGTCGCGGGGTCGTCCCTCGCGAAGGTCCACGGCTACGACGACCGATTCTACGCGGTCCACATCTCTGCCGGGCAGACCGCCGACGAACTCGCCGCACTCCACGACGCCGGCTATCAGACGTGGGGCGAGACCTGTATCCACTATCTCGCGCTGACCACCGAGGAGTGTGACGAGCGGATGAAAGTCAACCCGCCGGTCCGGTCGAAAGACGACCAGGAGACACTCTGGAAGCGACTCGCCGACGGAACCATCTCGACCATCGGGACCGACCACTGTGCCAACCTCGCCGAGAACAAGTTCGGCGACGGGATCCGCGACAGTCTCCTCGGATTCCCCTCGACGCCGGTGATGCTCCCGCTCATCCTCTCGGAGGGCGTCAACGAAGGCCGCATCTCTCTCGAACGCGCCGTCGAGGTGACGAGTACGAACGCTGCGAAGGCGTTCAACCTCTACCCCAAGAAGGGCACAATCCGAGTGGGGAGCGACGCCGACCTCGTCGTCGTCGACCTCGACGAGACGAAGACGGTGACACCCGAACTGCTCCACAGCGTCAGTGGCTATTCGCCGTACGAAGGTCGCGACGTCACTGGGTGGCCCACACAGACTGTGGTGAAAGGCCAACTCGCGTACGACGACGGCGACATCGTCGGCACGAAGGGATTCGGAACTCACATCGACCGACCAGTGTAG
- a CDS encoding isochorismatase family protein encodes MTDRIWEDLLSEQDKQVITKAGYDKEGASSWESRGMGENPMVLVIDMQRLIVGENVPILDAVEEYRTAMGDIAWNAIEYIDPFLDFAREEGLPVTYTRVVPSSYDDSDHPDLDIVDPVAPEEGDTVIDKSYASAFYGTDLLSRLVRGDHDSVIIVGNSTSGCVRATAVDAKQNGFSVILPQECIFDRIEASHKIGLLDLWMKYAEVLETDDVKAWVETL; translated from the coding sequence ATGACAGACCGTATCTGGGAGGACCTGCTATCTGAACAGGATAAACAGGTCATCACGAAGGCTGGTTACGACAAGGAGGGCGCCTCGTCGTGGGAGTCACGCGGCATGGGCGAGAACCCGATGGTTCTCGTCATCGACATGCAGCGACTCATCGTCGGCGAGAACGTCCCCATCCTCGACGCCGTCGAGGAGTATCGAACCGCGATGGGCGACATCGCGTGGAACGCTATCGAGTACATCGACCCATTCCTCGACTTCGCGCGCGAGGAGGGACTTCCGGTGACGTACACCCGAGTCGTCCCGTCGAGTTACGACGACTCCGACCACCCGGACCTCGACATCGTCGACCCCGTCGCACCCGAGGAAGGCGACACCGTCATCGACAAGTCCTACGCCTCGGCGTTCTACGGGACCGACCTCCTCTCTCGACTCGTCCGCGGTGACCACGACTCGGTCATCATCGTCGGCAACTCCACGAGTGGGTGTGTCCGGGCGACGGCAGTGGACGCGAAGCAAAACGGGTTCAGCGTCATCCTCCCACAGGAGTGCATCTTCGACCGCATCGAGGCCTCACACAAGATTGGCCTCCTCGACCTGTGGATGAAGTACGCCGAGGTGCTGGAGACCGACGACGTGAAAGCGTGGGTCGAGACCCTATGA
- a CDS encoding LLM class flavin-dependent oxidoreductase — translation MTARTGVLFALRDDPSLVVRAEELGYESAWAAEGQGMTAFGKLERWAVHTEEIGLATGIVNVYSRTPATLAAATATLDAHSDGRAILGLGVAHPGVVETFHGVPFERPLARMHEYVELVRRYLRGDADSFDGEFFTPERTSFWDAFEPVRKEVPIYNGALGPGNVRLTGQVADGWVPNLYPRPQFDEALEWLETGADRAGRAVADIDVAMYVLTAVHDDPDEARRAAAEHVAYYLRDVPGYYDRAAEQAGFSDDVAAVRAASTTEAGAQEISEAFLDLVAIVGTPDEARGRLAELREMGVDLPIVRAPGGVDRDWVARTLEVFAP, via the coding sequence ATGACCGCCAGAACGGGTGTTCTCTTCGCGCTTCGAGACGACCCATCGCTCGTCGTTCGCGCAGAGGAACTGGGATACGAGTCGGCGTGGGCCGCCGAGGGCCAGGGGATGACCGCGTTCGGAAAACTGGAACGGTGGGCTGTCCACACAGAAGAAATCGGCCTCGCGACCGGCATCGTCAACGTGTACTCCCGCACACCAGCGACGCTCGCAGCGGCGACAGCGACACTCGACGCCCACTCGGACGGTCGTGCGATTCTCGGACTCGGCGTCGCTCACCCCGGCGTCGTCGAGACGTTCCACGGGGTCCCGTTCGAGCGCCCACTCGCGCGGATGCACGAGTACGTCGAACTCGTCCGCCGGTACCTCCGTGGCGATGCCGACTCGTTCGACGGGGAATTCTTCACACCCGAGCGGACGAGTTTCTGGGATGCGTTCGAACCCGTTCGTAAGGAGGTCCCAATCTACAACGGCGCTCTCGGCCCGGGGAACGTCAGACTCACCGGGCAGGTTGCCGATGGGTGGGTTCCCAACCTCTATCCGCGTCCACAGTTCGACGAGGCACTAGAGTGGCTCGAAACGGGAGCCGACCGCGCCGGGCGCGCTGTCGCCGACATCGACGTCGCGATGTACGTCCTCACCGCAGTTCACGACGACCCCGATGAGGCGCGACGTGCGGCGGCCGAACACGTCGCATACTACTTGCGTGACGTTCCGGGCTACTACGACCGTGCGGCTGAGCAGGCAGGGTTCAGCGACGACGTCGCGGCTGTTCGGGCGGCATCGACGACCGAAGCTGGTGCGCAAGAAATCTCCGAGGCCTTCCTCGACCTCGTCGCAATCGTCGGTACACCAGACGAAGCCCGTGGCCGGCTCGCCGAACTCCGCGAGATGGGTGTCGACCTTCCCATCGTCCGCGCGCCAGGTGGTGTCGACAGAGACTGGGTTGCGCGAACGCTGGAGGTGTTTGCACCGTAA
- a CDS encoding nuclear transport factor 2 family protein, with amino-acid sequence MDSPRVIVEEFFDRMEDDRRNTVGDLFAEDAVITLPGATFEGPTAAYEFLDFLAPRYEWAAKEFDRWIEAGDTVVSIGSLYGVDNDGVEFGDVRYVDVYEVRRGLIERLDIWNDLAADGVVAVEPETSTDSVEADVPSEEE; translated from the coding sequence ATGGACTCACCACGAGTCATCGTCGAAGAGTTCTTCGACCGGATGGAGGACGACAGGAGAAACACCGTCGGCGACCTGTTCGCCGAGGACGCAGTTATCACGCTCCCTGGTGCGACGTTTGAGGGGCCGACCGCAGCCTACGAGTTCCTCGATTTCCTCGCACCGCGGTACGAGTGGGCCGCAAAAGAGTTCGACCGCTGGATCGAGGCGGGTGACACCGTCGTCAGTATCGGGAGCCTCTACGGCGTCGACAACGATGGCGTCGAGTTCGGAGACGTGCGGTACGTCGACGTGTACGAAGTCCGCCGGGGACTCATCGAACGACTCGACATCTGGAACGACTTGGCGGCGGATGGTGTCGTCGCCGTCGAACCGGAGACGTCGACCGACAGTGTCGAGGCGGACGTGCCGAGCGAGGAGGAATGA
- a CDS encoding FAD-dependent oxidoreductase, translating into MDEQAKRTPSDSVAEVVSAADVDWDIDTDVLVAGGGGTGLVAALAASENTDIRVTVLEKAPHCGGNTSLSTGMIPAAGTHLQRDAGIEETPADMARDILEKNGYQADEDRVRYLCEESANLIHWLVDDWDITLHLVDDFKYPKHSEYRMHAPDGRNGENLVAELVERIETTPNIELLTNAPVTKLVAEDGAVRGVVAGLTRDEAIEAKKVILGTDGFAGNREMVTEYCEEDIERALYFGSDGNTGDGVRFGAELGGELACMDAYQGHATVASQTGMLSTYAVTMNGGILVNEDGERFGDESSGYSEFAIDVLKQPGGQAVQLFDERIFQKLQGEFDDFDEAVEHGTYHSADSVEALADRLGSDGERAAETVAAYNEAAAAGEPDEVGRVDGSHPLEAPFYGTKVTGSLFHTQGGLVVDEHARVLRTDGSVVANLYAGGGTACGISGHGAGGYLSGNGLTTALGYGRLAGIHARESLE; encoded by the coding sequence ATGGATGAGCAAGCCAAGCGAACACCCAGCGATAGCGTCGCCGAAGTCGTCTCGGCAGCTGATGTCGACTGGGACATCGACACCGACGTTCTCGTCGCCGGCGGAGGAGGGACCGGGTTGGTCGCCGCGCTGGCGGCCAGTGAGAACACAGACATCCGTGTGACTGTCTTAGAAAAGGCACCACACTGTGGCGGCAATACATCGCTTTCGACGGGCATGATTCCCGCCGCGGGGACGCACCTCCAACGGGACGCAGGCATCGAAGAGACACCCGCCGACATGGCCCGGGACATTCTGGAGAAAAACGGGTATCAAGCAGACGAAGACCGCGTCAGGTATCTCTGCGAGGAGAGCGCGAACCTCATCCACTGGTTGGTCGACGACTGGGATATCACCCTCCACCTCGTCGACGACTTCAAGTATCCCAAACACTCCGAGTACCGGATGCACGCCCCCGACGGGAGGAACGGTGAGAACCTCGTCGCAGAACTCGTCGAACGTATCGAAACGACGCCGAACATCGAACTCTTGACGAACGCACCCGTGACGAAACTCGTCGCTGAGGACGGCGCTGTACGTGGCGTCGTCGCTGGACTCACCCGCGATGAAGCAATCGAAGCGAAGAAGGTCATCCTCGGAACCGACGGATTCGCCGGGAACCGTGAGATGGTCACAGAGTACTGCGAGGAGGATATCGAACGGGCACTTTACTTCGGGTCGGATGGGAACACTGGCGACGGTGTGCGCTTCGGCGCAGAACTCGGCGGCGAACTCGCCTGTATGGACGCCTATCAGGGGCACGCGACCGTTGCGAGCCAGACGGGCATGCTCTCTACCTACGCAGTCACGATGAACGGTGGCATCCTGGTCAACGAAGACGGCGAACGGTTCGGCGACGAGTCGTCTGGATACAGTGAGTTCGCCATCGACGTGTTGAAACAACCCGGTGGGCAGGCGGTGCAACTGTTCGACGAGCGCATCTTCCAGAAGCTACAGGGTGAATTCGACGACTTCGACGAAGCAGTCGAACACGGGACGTACCACAGCGCCGACTCAGTCGAAGCACTCGCAGACCGTCTCGGGAGTGATGGGGAACGGGCCGCAGAGACCGTCGCCGCGTACAACGAGGCCGCCGCAGCGGGAGAACCGGACGAGGTGGGCCGAGTCGATGGGTCCCACCCACTCGAAGCCCCGTTCTACGGCACCAAAGTGACGGGGTCGCTGTTCCACACGCAAGGCGGTTTGGTCGTAGACGAGCACGCGCGAGTCCTGAGAACAGACGGCAGCGTCGTTGCGAACCTCTATGCCGGCGGCGGAACCGCCTGCGGAATCAGCGGTCACGGGGCGGGCGGGTATCTCTCTGGTAACGGACTGACGACGGCACTCGGATACGGCCGACTCGCAGGGATCCACGCGAGAGAGTCACTCGAATAA
- a CDS encoding ABC transporter substrate-binding protein, with product MGKTLKSSTSNRRRFLKATGASVAALTLAGCTSDDAGGSGDSGGSGGDSGGSGGSGGGQGTTTSAPQQSVDEIIIGSNHPLSGGLAATGVGMSNAIKLAAMRKNEEGGIESLDGAQVKVIEGDNQGKQELGGQVSEELLSDGAHVLTGCYSSPVTTAATQVAERQGVPFVVSIAAADNILQGRGFNYVYRPQPPARRLASDYADLVPKVIRDGGGTVDTAGLFYINNSYGQAIRDGLREFLPEQNVEIVEETAIEFGASNANTQVSKLRSADPDTIIASTYVAGGVLLAQALQDQDYRPPYLTASASATFTDDKAVSDIGDFANGVMDNNYALNPTIDKTQEVRSQFLDNYEQEFSASVGMAYTAAEVIIQALEEAGSDDPDDINEALKNLRYDDHISAMGAIEFNEEGENVNALGPVNQVQDLSVKVVYPDEYAEAPPQV from the coding sequence ATGGGTAAGACTCTCAAGTCTTCGACGAGCAACAGGCGACGCTTCCTCAAAGCAACGGGCGCGAGCGTCGCGGCACTGACACTGGCTGGATGTACGAGCGACGACGCTGGCGGCAGCGGCGACTCGGGCGGGTCTGGCGGCGATTCGGGTGGTTCTGGTGGGTCCGGCGGCGGCCAGGGAACCACGACCAGCGCTCCGCAACAATCAGTCGACGAGATTATCATCGGTTCGAACCACCCGCTCTCCGGTGGCCTCGCTGCCACGGGTGTCGGGATGAGTAACGCCATCAAACTCGCCGCGATGCGGAAGAACGAGGAAGGTGGCATCGAATCGCTCGATGGCGCACAAGTGAAAGTCATCGAAGGTGACAACCAGGGGAAACAAGAACTCGGTGGACAGGTGAGCGAAGAACTACTCAGTGACGGCGCACACGTCCTCACCGGATGTTACTCCTCCCCGGTTACGACGGCGGCGACGCAGGTCGCAGAGCGACAGGGCGTCCCGTTTGTCGTCTCGATTGCCGCGGCGGACAACATTCTGCAAGGCCGTGGATTCAACTACGTCTACCGACCACAACCCCCAGCACGACGGCTGGCGAGCGACTACGCGGACCTCGTTCCGAAAGTCATCCGCGATGGTGGCGGCACAGTCGACACAGCGGGACTGTTCTACATCAACAACAGTTACGGCCAAGCGATTCGCGATGGCCTTCGGGAGTTCCTCCCAGAACAGAACGTCGAAATCGTCGAAGAGACGGCCATCGAGTTCGGCGCGTCGAACGCGAACACGCAAGTCTCGAAACTACGCAGTGCCGACCCCGACACAATTATCGCCTCGACGTACGTCGCCGGCGGCGTCCTTCTCGCACAGGCACTGCAGGACCAGGACTACCGTCCGCCGTACCTCACTGCCTCCGCGTCGGCGACGTTTACCGACGACAAAGCCGTCAGCGACATCGGCGACTTCGCAAACGGTGTGATGGACAACAACTACGCACTGAACCCGACCATCGACAAGACCCAAGAAGTCCGGTCACAGTTCCTCGACAACTACGAACAGGAGTTCTCTGCATCCGTGGGGATGGCCTACACGGCAGCAGAGGTCATCATTCAGGCACTCGAAGAAGCTGGGAGCGACGACCCAGACGACATCAACGAAGCGCTGAAGAACCTCAGGTACGACGACCACATCTCCGCGATGGGTGCCATCGAGTTCAACGAAGAGGGTGAGAACGTCAACGCCCTCGGCCCAGTGAACCAGGTGCAAGACCTCTCGGTCAAAGTCGTCTATCCAGACGAGTACGCAGAGGCCCCGCCACAGGTCTAA
- a CDS encoding branched-chain amino acid ABC transporter permease, with protein MRHLVTSVAPLPLQGGGIDRFIEPFAQFLTDFANMEPVLLQLLAFGLLLGGVYALTALGLTMIFGVMDVINFAHGVFLVVGMYTVWLVSTAIGISPFVGIPIAAAVLFVLGVGVHILTVEPIIEAPQQNQLIATLGVLLIIQSAIEIIFTPDPQQVDLSLGSLQVGGVFIPLGQFYALLIALGTMLGVRAFLNQTDLGRKIRGTADNRDGARYVGINVPQINYLTFGIGAALAGVAGGSIALFQRFDPFTGETYLINAFVIVILGGLGSFPGAFVGGLIVGMIQVFGGYYLPGTTSQILIFLLFILTLLVKPEGLFGGANA; from the coding sequence ATGCGACACCTAGTCACATCGGTCGCCCCACTTCCCTTACAAGGAGGTGGCATCGACCGGTTCATAGAACCCTTTGCACAGTTCCTGACCGACTTCGCCAACATGGAGCCCGTTCTCCTCCAGTTGCTCGCGTTCGGCCTCCTCCTCGGAGGCGTATACGCGCTCACGGCACTCGGCCTGACGATGATATTCGGCGTCATGGACGTCATCAACTTCGCCCACGGCGTGTTCCTCGTCGTCGGGATGTACACCGTGTGGCTGGTCTCGACTGCCATCGGAATCAGCCCCTTCGTCGGCATTCCAATCGCTGCTGCCGTCCTGTTCGTGTTGGGCGTCGGCGTCCACATCCTGACAGTCGAGCCGATTATCGAAGCACCCCAACAGAACCAACTCATCGCGACACTCGGTGTCTTGCTGATAATCCAGTCCGCCATCGAGATCATCTTCACGCCCGACCCACAACAGGTCGACCTCTCACTAGGGTCGCTTCAGGTTGGTGGCGTGTTCATCCCACTCGGGCAGTTCTATGCCCTCCTCATCGCTCTCGGGACGATGCTCGGTGTCCGTGCGTTCTTGAACCAAACCGACCTCGGTCGGAAGATTCGCGGTACGGCCGACAATCGTGACGGTGCTCGCTACGTCGGAATCAACGTCCCGCAGATCAACTACCTCACGTTCGGCATCGGCGCCGCCCTCGCAGGTGTCGCTGGCGGTTCGATTGCGCTGTTCCAGCGGTTCGACCCCTTCACTGGCGAGACGTACCTCATCAACGCGTTCGTCATCGTCATCCTCGGTGGTCTCGGGTCGTTCCCCGGAGCATTCGTCGGCGGACTCATCGTCGGCATGATTCAGGTGTTCGGCGGGTACTACCTCCCCGGAACGACCTCGCAGATACTCATCTTCCTGCTGTTCATCTTGACACTCCTCGTGAAACCCGAGGGCCTCTTCGGAGGTGCTAACGCATGA